One Triticum dicoccoides isolate Atlit2015 ecotype Zavitan chromosome 4B, WEW_v2.0, whole genome shotgun sequence genomic window carries:
- the LOC119292975 gene encoding uncharacterized protein LOC119292975 translates to MGKPLFLRIVQALGEWSPYFTQRVDALGRPGLSPLQKCTTAMHMLAYGVPADKTDDHIRLGASTTLESLEKFAKGVIAKFGGEYLRRPTVEDIQRLLEIGEARGFPSMLGSIDCMHWEWKNCPVGWKGQFTRGDYGVPTIILEAVASHDLWIWHAFFGVPGSNNDINVLNQSPLFTETLQGNAPRVDYYVNEQQYKKGYYLADGIYPEWVVFVKTIRLPQTEKDKLFAKKQEGARKDVERAFGVLQQRFKIVAEPSRLWDQIDICNIMKACVIMHNMILEDEKGVELPFDLNEALGTSTALPPTAISGATPLFTDVIRRDVEIRDRSMHNRLKHDLVEHIWKKFGEATNN, encoded by the coding sequence ATGGGAAAACCCCTCTTTCTACGCATTGTTCAAGCTCTTGGTGAGTGGTCTCCCTACTTCACTCAAAGGGTAGATGCCCTAGGCCGTCCAGGTCTATCACCTTTACAGAAGTGCACAACAGCCATGCATATGTTGGCGTATGGTGTTCCTGCTGACAAAACAGATGACCATATAAGACTTGGTGCATCTACGACACTCGAGTCTCTTGAGAAATTTGCTAAGGGGGTCATTGCCAAGTTTGGTGGGGAATATTTGCGAAGGCCAACTGTTGAAGACATTCAACGTCTACTAGAAATTGGCGAAGCACGTGGTTTTCCTAGTATGCTAGGAAGCATAGACtgcatgcattgggagtggaaAAACTGTCCTGTTGGATGGAAGGGGCAGTTTACACGTGGTGACTATGGTGTCCCTACCATCATCCTTGAGGCTGTTGCATCCCATGATCTATGGATATGGCATGCCTTCTTTGGTGTCCCAGGATccaacaatgacatcaatgtgctcaATCAGTCGCCATTGTTCACTGAAACATTGCAAGGGAATGCTCCTAGGGTAGACTACTATGTCAATGAGCAACAATACAAGAAGGGATATTATCTTGCAGATGGAATATATCCGGAGTGGGTTGTTTTTGTGAAAACCATTCGGCTGCCTCAAACTGAAAAGGACAAGTTATTTGCGAAGAAACAAGAAGGTGCGAGAAAGGATGTTGAACGTGCATTTGGAGTTCTACAACAACGCTTCAAAATTGTCGCAGAACCATCACGGCTTTGGGATCAAATAGATATCTGCAACATAATGAAAgcatgtgtgatcatgcacaacatgatactTGAAGATGAGAAGGGCGTGGAGTTACCCTTCGATTTGAATGAAGCTTTAGGGACATCCACTGCTCTGCCGCCGACAGCGATTAGTGGGGCTACACCTTTGTTCACCGACGTGATTAGAAGAGATGTTGAGATACGTGACCGGTCCATGCACAATCGACTCAagcatgatttggttgagcatatttgGAAGAAATTCGGTGAAGCTACAAACAACTAG